A stretch of the Candidatus Jettenia sp. AMX2 genome encodes the following:
- a CDS encoding PstS family phosphate ABC transporter substrate-binding protein, with the protein MEKYLRSFLTILYLSIPMGVFLHAAALHAETAMKPYIRVEGVSGNLNSIGSDTLNNLMTYWAEGFNRAYPNVKIQIEGKGSSTAPPALISGTSQIGPMSRAMKPTEIDAFEKRYGYKPSEIKVALDALAIYVHKDNPLKGMSLPQVDAVFSSTRRGSYKEDIRTWGQLGLTGRWAPRPVSLYGRNSASGTYGFFKEEALYKGDFKNIVKEQPGSASVVQGVTEDRYGMGYSGIGYITSGVRTVPLAFKEGEPHYEANMENVLDGSYPLSRFLYIYINKNPGQPLDPLVREFITFILSAEGQEIVLKDGYLPLPASVVAEELKKITH; encoded by the coding sequence GTGGAAAAATATCTAAGATCATTTTTGACAATACTTTATCTCAGTATACCAATGGGAGTATTTCTACATGCCGCAGCATTGCATGCAGAAACAGCAATGAAACCTTACATCAGAGTTGAAGGGGTATCGGGGAATCTGAACAGTATCGGTTCAGATACGCTCAATAATCTTATGACTTACTGGGCAGAGGGGTTTAACAGGGCATATCCGAATGTAAAGATACAAATCGAAGGCAAAGGTTCTTCCACTGCCCCGCCTGCATTGATATCGGGGACATCACAAATAGGCCCCATGAGCAGGGCAATGAAACCCACAGAAATAGATGCTTTTGAAAAAAGATACGGTTACAAACCATCGGAAATAAAAGTAGCATTGGATGCCCTTGCAATATATGTACACAAAGACAATCCTTTAAAGGGCATGAGTCTGCCCCAGGTTGACGCCGTCTTCTCAAGTACCAGAAGAGGTAGCTATAAAGAAGATATCAGAACATGGGGACAACTTGGACTGACAGGAAGATGGGCGCCAAGACCGGTAAGTCTCTACGGCCGTAACTCTGCATCAGGCACGTATGGATTTTTTAAGGAAGAGGCACTTTACAAGGGAGATTTCAAAAATATTGTCAAAGAACAGCCAGGATCAGCCTCTGTTGTGCAGGGTGTGACAGAAGACCGCTACGGTATGGGATACAGCGGCATCGGATATATAACATCAGGTGTACGCACAGTGCCTCTTGCATTTAAAGAAGGAGAACCCCATTACGAGGCAAATATGGAAAATGTTCTGGATGGTTCTTATCCCCTGTCAAGGTTTCTTTATATTTATATTAACAAAAACCCCGGCCAGCCCCTTGATCCCCTGGTAAGGGAATTCATTACCTTTATCCTGAGCGCTGAAGGTCAGGAAATCGTCCTGAAAGACGGCTACTTGCCTTTGCCGGCATCAGTTGTTGCAGAGGAACTTAAGAAAATTACACATTAA
- a CDS encoding porin: MNTEEMSENEIEDLKRQLKQMEESMLRQQAQIEALKKRIDSLPVKEEVKQEVESYLSSNEAREKKDPDPSAVTLAYTPDDDKYSLSLKTADNKYSLHFGARLQFQYTFRDRDREKDTSTLEVRRARVYFGGNIYGKLLHYYVSLDADRARDVNLRDFYVYWTPQKELNAKIGYFIVPFNRHRVTSSSKLLLIDRAIASEFFDQDRDYGLNIYGLPFNGHVEYHAAVFTGAGETANVNIDNKLMYVLSVRYNPFGKFDYYSDTDLAHSGTLKATMGAAVVFNPKLRDKPSEEAGTAGVFDFGLRYKGIAWENEYYIMSHDHDGGGSIKSEGFFTQLGYFVLPKKLELAARYSLLDPDKDTSRDLHREYTIGLNYYFRKHRSKIQSDFSHFVTDAGEQTKHENIFRIQYQIIF, translated from the coding sequence ATGAATACAGAAGAAATGTCTGAAAATGAAATAGAAGATTTAAAACGGCAGTTGAAGCAAATGGAAGAGTCCATGCTACGGCAACAGGCACAAATAGAGGCCTTAAAAAAACGTATAGACTCCCTGCCTGTAAAGGAAGAAGTTAAACAGGAAGTGGAAAGCTATCTCTCTTCAAACGAAGCACGGGAAAAAAAGGACCCCGATCCATCAGCCGTTACACTCGCCTATACCCCTGACGATGATAAATATTCATTAAGTCTTAAAACCGCCGATAACAAATACTCGTTACATTTTGGAGCCAGATTACAATTCCAATATACATTCCGGGACAGAGATAGAGAAAAAGATACAAGCACTCTCGAAGTTCGCCGGGCAAGGGTTTACTTCGGGGGGAATATTTATGGCAAACTTTTACATTATTATGTTTCATTAGATGCTGACAGAGCAAGAGACGTTAATCTGAGAGATTTTTATGTGTACTGGACTCCACAGAAGGAATTAAATGCCAAGATTGGATATTTTATAGTACCGTTTAATAGGCATAGGGTCACATCATCTTCCAAGCTCCTACTTATAGATAGAGCAATCGCCAGTGAATTCTTCGATCAGGACAGGGATTATGGACTCAATATCTACGGACTGCCTTTCAACGGCCATGTGGAATATCATGCTGCGGTGTTTACCGGAGCCGGTGAAACTGCAAATGTCAATATTGATAACAAACTCATGTATGTGCTTAGTGTAAGATATAACCCGTTTGGAAAATTTGATTATTATAGTGACACCGATCTTGCACATTCCGGGACCTTAAAGGCAACCATGGGGGCTGCTGTTGTTTTTAATCCAAAACTGCGGGATAAACCTAGCGAGGAGGCTGGCACTGCAGGTGTCTTTGATTTTGGTCTCAGATATAAAGGAATTGCATGGGAGAATGAATATTATATAATGTCACACGACCATGACGGTGGTGGTTCTATAAAATCCGAAGGGTTCTTTACCCAGCTTGGATACTTTGTGTTGCCAAAAAAACTGGAGCTTGCCGCACGTTATTCTCTGCTTGATCCCGACAAGGATACATCCAGGGATCTCCACAGGGAATATACCATTGGTCTAAACTATTACTTCCGCAAACATCGTTCAAAGATACAGTCAGACTTTAGTCATTTTGTAACAGATGCCGGAGAACAGACGAAACACGAAAATATATTCAGAATACAATACCAGATTATTTTTTAA
- a CDS encoding porin has product MNKLRYACILLFAVLFYNLAMQSIAPRVFAQPADDIEVLKLQLKQMEGSLQRQQEQMEYLKKHIESLSLKEDVKQSVKEEVKQEVESYLSSDEARKKMGLGLPTFTAAYTPDDDKYSFRISTTDSKYSLRLGGRLQFRYTFRDKDEEQDISTLNIRRARVYAGGNIYGKLLHYYVDLDADNARNINLRDFYVFWTPAKELNAKIGFFKVPSHRQRVATSAKLLLLDRSISSEFFDQDRDYGLDIYGRPFDGHMEYHAAIFTGAGENVNTNFDNKLMYVLSVRYNPFGSFDYYGESDITYSETLKATMGASVVFNPKLRDKPSEKAGTAGAFDFGLRYKGIAWENEYYLMSHDPDGGGSIKSDGFFTQLGYFVLPKKLELAARYSLLDPDKDRSRDIRREYTVGLNYYFRGHRSKIQSDFSHLVTDAGIETKHENVFRIQYQIVF; this is encoded by the coding sequence ATGAACAAATTGCGGTATGCGTGTATCTTGTTGTTTGCAGTTCTCTTTTATAACCTGGCTATGCAGAGCATTGCACCCCGTGTGTTTGCACAACCCGCAGACGACATCGAGGTTTTAAAGCTGCAGTTGAAACAAATGGAAGGGTCTTTGCAAAGACAACAGGAACAGATGGAGTACCTAAAGAAGCATATTGAATCTCTGTCGCTAAAGGAAGACGTCAAACAGTCCGTAAAGGAAGAAGTTAAACAGGAGGTGGAAAGTTATCTTTCCTCAGACGAAGCACGGAAAAAAATGGGGCTTGGGTTGCCAACATTTACAGCAGCCTATACCCCTGATGATGATAAATATTCTTTTCGCATCAGCACAACCGATAGCAAATATTCATTACGTCTGGGAGGCAGGTTACAATTCCGGTATACTTTCAGAGACAAAGACGAGGAGCAAGACATTAGCACACTAAACATCAGGCGGGCAAGAGTCTACGCCGGTGGCAATATTTATGGTAAACTCTTGCATTACTATGTTGACTTAGATGCGGATAATGCCAGAAATATTAATCTCCGGGATTTTTATGTATTCTGGACCCCAGCAAAGGAATTAAATGCAAAGATCGGGTTTTTCAAGGTACCTTCTCACAGACAAAGAGTAGCAACATCCGCAAAGCTCTTGCTTCTGGACAGGTCAATTTCCAGTGAGTTTTTTGATCAGGACAGAGATTATGGTCTGGATATCTACGGACGGCCTTTCGATGGACATATGGAATATCATGCTGCCATATTCACCGGAGCAGGGGAAAATGTTAATACAAATTTCGATAACAAACTCATGTATGTGCTCAGTGTAAGATATAATCCTTTTGGAAGTTTCGACTATTACGGAGAAAGCGATATTACTTATTCCGAAACTTTAAAGGCAACCATGGGAGCTTCTGTTGTTTTTAATCCTAAGCTCCGTGATAAACCCAGCGAAAAGGCTGGCACTGCAGGAGCCTTTGATTTTGGTCTCAGATATAAAGGGATTGCGTGGGAAAATGAATATTATCTTATGTCACACGACCCTGATGGTGGTGGTTCTATAAAATCCGACGGATTCTTTACCCAGCTTGGATACTTTGTGTTGCCAAAAAAACTGGAGCTTGCTGCACGTTATTCTCTGCTTGATCCGGACAAAGACAGATCCAGGGATATTCGCAGGGAATATACCGTTGGTTTAAACTACTATTTCCGTGGGCATCGTTCAAAGATACAATCAGACTTTAGTCATCTCGTAACAGATGCCGGGATAGAGACAAAGCACGAAAATGTATTCAGAATACAATATCAGATTGTTTTTTAA
- a CDS encoding alginate export family protein: MVGQYLCGSLRCYWFSEQRRVMVNIIRYKYSVILLLVFFFNTRYPRYGTFAQNIEQLTKITVNEAAPETRNYFVERRSYGTRTETEPPRYVRTLNLTGIDIFRDIYWLDVGLDYRLRYEYRNNDFRRNINTVDEPVLLRTRAFLALREIWDPFRFTIELEDARRYNSQFNRDIRDVNEFEPIQAFVELYFKEGLGAERPLSIKAGRMAFEFMDRRLIARNEWRNTTNTFQGFRATFGQQINDWQLNMLAVQPLERLKYDLDRPIEEQWFYGTIGNWRRWSHIVTLQPYYLGLRQDGGRSNIDRDIHTAGLRGYGIVGNTGFDYDLQVIYQFGRHGTEQHSAFASTSEVGYTFDHLWLPRLALFYGYASGDRDPTDNKNQRFERLFGFARPWSSNDYFQMENISNPKLIFEFSPAKKLRIDTAYAIYWLASDTDRWNAANLRDRSGKSGNFIGQEYNIRIRYKLTSCIDTSTGYAYFKPGEFTRNTGRSENSHFFYIEVSINAFK, from the coding sequence ATGGTAGGTCAGTATCTTTGTGGTTCACTGCGATGTTACTGGTTTTCAGAACAAAGGAGAGTTATGGTAAATATTATACGGTACAAATATTCCGTAATATTGCTATTGGTATTTTTTTTTAACACAAGGTATCCGCGGTACGGGACATTTGCTCAAAATATTGAGCAGCTTACAAAAATAACAGTAAATGAAGCAGCCCCGGAAACCCGTAATTATTTTGTGGAAAGACGCAGCTACGGTACACGGACCGAGACCGAGCCACCACGTTACGTCCGTACTTTGAATCTAACCGGTATCGATATCTTCAGGGACATCTACTGGCTCGATGTCGGCCTGGACTACCGTTTACGGTATGAGTATCGCAACAACGATTTCCGGAGGAATATCAATACCGTTGACGAACCTGTCCTGCTGCGTACCCGTGCATTCCTGGCACTCAGGGAAATATGGGATCCTTTCCGATTTACTATCGAGCTTGAAGACGCGCGACGCTACAACAGCCAGTTCAACCGGGATATCCGTGACGTTAATGAATTCGAACCCATTCAGGCATTTGTCGAACTCTATTTCAAGGAAGGACTGGGTGCTGAACGCCCGCTTAGCATCAAGGCCGGCCGCATGGCATTTGAATTTATGGATCGTCGCCTGATTGCCCGTAACGAATGGCGCAATACTACGAATACCTTCCAGGGTTTTCGGGCCACCTTTGGCCAACAGATAAACGACTGGCAGCTGAACATGCTCGCTGTGCAACCACTTGAAAGACTTAAGTACGACCTGGACCGGCCTATCGAAGAACAATGGTTTTACGGCACGATTGGAAACTGGCGTCGATGGTCACACATCGTGACACTCCAACCCTATTATCTAGGACTCAGGCAAGACGGTGGGCGGAGTAACATCGACCGCGACATCCATACGGCCGGTCTGCGCGGTTACGGCATTGTCGGTAACACCGGTTTCGACTACGACCTCCAGGTAATTTATCAATTTGGCCGTCACGGGACGGAACAACACAGCGCATTCGCCTCCACCAGCGAAGTGGGCTATACCTTTGACCACCTGTGGCTACCTCGCCTCGCCTTATTCTATGGTTATGCTAGCGGCGACCGGGATCCCACCGATAACAAAAACCAACGATTCGAAAGGTTGTTCGGCTTCGCACGGCCCTGGTCAAGTAATGATTATTTTCAAATGGAAAACATCAGCAACCCCAAATTAATCTTTGAGTTCAGTCCGGCCAAAAAACTGAGAATCGATACAGCCTATGCCATCTATTGGCTCGCCAGTGATACTGACCGTTGGAATGCTGCAAACCTCCGTGACCGATCCGGCAAAAGCGGTAATTTCATCGGACAGGAATATAACATCCGCATAAGATATAAACTTACATCCTGTATCGATACCAGCACCGGCTATGCCTATTTCAAACCTGGGGAGTTCACGCGCAACACCGGCCGGTCTGAAAATTCACACTTTTTCTATATTGAAGTATCGATAAATGCATTTAAATAA
- a CDS encoding MFS transporter: MGNEVWIRVRNWLGLERNILVMLSALLILGMGEELWIRFVPKYLEYLGASVWVIAVYGTLKRFLDAVYQYPGGWLADRLGRRASLIFFIILAIIGYLLYLLGPGWKWVMIGTFFVMAWSSLTLPAIFSIIGDSLPRTHRSIGFGVQSILKRVPVVLGPFLGGFIIASAGMASGMKLGFGITIILALIAVFIVLYYYRESVPLFQSNTNFVNIWRNMDTRFKWLLVADCLARWAGGMPEVFVVLYIVNIRGLDIFHFGWLTSIQMLTAILIYIPIAKLSDRMNRKPFVLITFAFFALFPLVLVNATSFFWVVLAFVIAGLREVGEPARKALIVDLAHEAARGRTVGMYYLIRGLAVFPASLAGGWLWTIDNQLPFYSAALVGTAGFLVYMVWGPSGKITC, from the coding sequence ATGGGAAATGAAGTATGGATTCGTGTGAGGAATTGGCTTGGCCTGGAGCGGAATATCCTTGTTATGCTCAGCGCCCTTCTTATTTTGGGCATGGGTGAAGAACTCTGGATACGGTTTGTTCCCAAGTATCTGGAATATCTGGGTGCCAGCGTCTGGGTTATCGCTGTTTATGGTACGTTGAAAAGGTTTCTGGACGCTGTTTATCAGTATCCTGGTGGCTGGCTGGCAGACAGGCTGGGACGGCGCGCTTCATTAATATTCTTTATCATACTGGCCATTATCGGCTACTTGCTCTATCTTCTTGGGCCTGGCTGGAAGTGGGTCATGATCGGTACCTTTTTTGTGATGGCCTGGAGCAGTTTAACCTTGCCGGCAATATTTAGCATTATTGGCGATAGTTTGCCCAGGACACACCGCTCAATTGGTTTCGGTGTTCAGTCTATCTTGAAACGGGTACCGGTTGTACTTGGCCCTTTTCTTGGCGGTTTCATTATTGCATCGGCCGGTATGGCCAGTGGAATGAAACTTGGTTTTGGTATTACGATCATTCTGGCCCTGATAGCTGTTTTTATTGTACTTTATTATTACAGGGAAAGCGTACCTCTGTTTCAAAGTAATACGAATTTTGTCAATATCTGGCGTAATATGGATACGCGCTTCAAATGGCTGCTGGTAGCCGACTGTCTGGCGCGGTGGGCAGGGGGAATGCCCGAGGTCTTTGTTGTTCTTTATATTGTCAATATTCGTGGATTGGACATTTTCCATTTTGGATGGCTTACGAGTATTCAGATGTTAACGGCGATTCTGATTTATATTCCTATAGCCAAACTCTCAGACCGGATGAATCGTAAACCGTTTGTTTTAATAACCTTTGCCTTTTTTGCCCTCTTTCCGCTGGTATTGGTAAACGCAACCAGTTTCTTTTGGGTGGTACTGGCTTTTGTGATTGCCGGTCTGAGGGAGGTTGGAGAGCCTGCCCGGAAGGCCCTTATTGTCGATCTGGCACACGAAGCGGCACGAGGCCGTACGGTTGGGATGTATTACCTCATCCGCGGTCTTGCCGTCTTTCCCGCCTCACTGGCAGGCGGCTGGCTTTGGACCATCGACAATCAACTCCCTTTTTATAGTGCGGCTCTTGTGGGAACGGCTGGTTTTCTGGTTTATATGGTATGGGGTCCTTCCGGTAAAATTACCTGCTGA